GCGATAATTCGGCTACGTTCACGCTGGGCAATTTCAAGCATGCCCTGTTCCGAGAGCGTGATCGCAATTTTCTTTTTGGTCGCCTCGATCAGTTGGTCGCGTTCGCGCACAATCTGGCGTGCTTGGCGTAATTCATTGGGAACCGCAACCCGCATCCGGTCGATAATGTCGAAGACTTGCTTCTCGTCGATCATTAATCGGCTGGTCAAGGGCACACGGCCACCACTCGCTAAAACCTCTTCCAACTCGTTAATCAGGCGCTCAAACTCGGCCTCAGCATATTCTGGGGGGCGCTGGTGTTGCCCGACTGGCTCCACGCTGGTTGCTTCCTGATGTTCACTGGGCTGTTCTCCCCATTGGGATTGTTCGCTCATGCGCGTGACTCCTCATGCGTTTGATAGGCTTGCTTGAGCGCAAGGGCAATATGAGCTGGCACAAATGAGCTAACATCGCCGCCATAAGCCGCAATTTCGCGTACCGCGCTTGAGCTAAGCAACGTAAAGCGTTGATCAGCCATCAAACAGACCGTATCAAGCGTGGGAGCCAAGTGATGATTGATATGCGCCATTTGAAACTCGTGCTCGAAATCGGTCGAAGCGCGTAAGCCTCGTACCAACACGGTTGCACCAATATCGAGCGCATACTCCACAACCAAACTCGAAAAAGCATCCACCCGCACATTGGGCAGGTGCGCTACCGATTCGCGAATCATGGCAATCCGTTGCTCAGTAGTAAATAGCAACTTTTTGTACGGACGATGAGCTACCGCTAAGACCAACTCATCAAACAAGCGTGATGCGCGAGCCGCAACATCAAGATGTCCATTGGTAATTGGGTCGAAGCTTGCAGGGTAGACAGCAATAGTCACAGGTGATTACTCCGATTGCGGCGGTAACGCTGGGCTCAATTCATAAATTGAGAAGCAGGAATCGCCGATACGCCGATGCTTTAGCAAACTCAGTGGCCCAAGTTGGGGCGGCATCACCAGCTTTGGCCAATGGCCTAAAACTAAAACGCCATTTGGATCTAAAATGCCGCGTTCAGCAACCCGCACTACAAGGTCGGGTATGCCTTCCATAGCATATGGCGGATCGAGCAGGATTATAGCATATTTTGTTTTTTCGTCGATGATTTGCAGAAATTTATCGACCGAAACGTTCCAAACTTTGGCTCGCTCAGCCAATTTGGTCGTTTTTAGGTTGTCTTTGGTCACGGCAGCAACATGGCTGCGAGCTTCAACAAAATCGGCCCATTCTGCCCCGCGCGATAAACATTCGATGCCCAGCGAGCCAGTGCCGGCAAATAAATCAAGGGCACGGCCTTCAAAGGCATTAAAGCCCTCTAAAATGCCAAATAACGATTCTTTGACCCGATCCAGCATCGGGCGCGTGCCAATATCCGGTGGGCCTTTTAATTGTCGCCCCTTGGCACTGCCAGTAATCACCCGCATTGGTAGTAACCCCGTAAATAAAGTCAAAAGTCAAAGGGCAAAAGTCAAAAGAGTCTAAACCAGAGATCAAATGGTTCATACTCCCTCACCCCAACCCCTCTCCCACGGCGGCGGGAGAGGGGCTTTTGGTTTGGTGGTTCCCCCTCGCTCGCGTGCAGGCTAGGGGGCTAGGGGGTGAGGGCATGAGAATTCTTATTAACCCAATCAACCATTATCTATAGACCAGAAACTTCTGACTTCTGACTTCTGACTTCTGACTTCTGACTTCTGACTTCTGACTTTCCTAAAAGACTTCTGCGCCAAATTCGGCTAGCTCGTCGGCGATCGATTCAATATCGTGGATGGTGCGCATTTTTTTGATCAGCCCAACATATTTTTGGCGATTGGCATCGTGGGCCATCACGGCTCGCTCAACATATTGGGTCAAATAGAGTTTTAATGCAGTTAATTGGGCTTCATCAAGCCGTTCACCATTCATATAGGCATCGACTGCGGCTTCTAAAACGCCAGTTTGCTCTTCCATCCAAAAGCGCGGTGGTACTGCTACTTTAAAAGGATAGGGGTACTCGCGGTTGGGCACAAATACTAAATTGCCAATTTGTTCGGCATCATCAGGCCATTGTTCAGTCATTGTATCGAAATCCTTGTTTTAGTTCGGAAGATCGTTCAAGCTTGCCAAGGGCACAATTGGGTCGATTTGCTGCACGCTATTACCTTCAGCAGCATCGATTGCCCGCATGATCAACCGCCAATCGGCCAGCGCGGTAGCCAAACTAGCCACAATTGGCTCATCATCAACAATCGCCGCATAAAAATTGCGAAACTCGCTGATATAGCCGCGCAAATCTTGAGCTTGATAGTGCTCTATTGTACCATCAGCCCGATATAATGTCGTCTGATCGCCACGAATCGTAATACTACCGTGGGTTCCATGCACCACCGTCCAATCAAAACAGGGATTTTCGGTTTTCACTGCGCCCGAAAAACACAACGAACCAAGCACGCCTGAGGCAAAACGCAAATTCAGCACCATCGTGTCTGGGCCACGTAGCACTGGATGCACATCCTTAATAAAGGCATGGGCGCTTTCGATTGGCCCGCCCAGTTCGCGCAATAACGCAGCTTGATGCACTCCAGCATCGGCCAAGACAGCCCCACGATATTGATGATCATGTCGCCAAGGGGTTGCCCCAAAACCTTGATTTGGATCGCTCCAGAAGGTGGCACGAAGTTCAATCAACACTAAATCGCCAATCGTGCCAGCATCCATCCAAGCGCGGGCTTGCTTGAGGTCATCGCGATAGTGAAAATTTTCGGCAATCAATATTTTGACTGGGGCATGCTGACAGGCTGCAACTAAAGCTTCGGCCTGCGGCAAATTGGCAGCCAAAGGTTTTTCACAAATTACATGTTTGCCTGCCGCGACCGCCGCTTGAATCGCCTCGGCATTACGCTGAATTGGCAACGAAATTAATACTGCCTCGATCTGCGAATCGGCAAAGAAATCCACCCACGAATCAGTGATCGTTGGGTGGAGATCGAGCAAGCCTGCCAGCGCCTCAGCATTGGCTCGATTATGATCGCAAATGCTAACAATTTCAAAGCAATTTGGTAATGCTTTGAGCGCTGGTAGATGCAAATGTTTGACCGCCAAACCCGCTCCAAGCACTCCTAACCTGATCGTTTTCATTAATGACGAGCCTCACGCTGGAAGCGCCGACGTTGCATCAAGGTTGGGCGACGACGAATTTTAAAGGGCGATGGTGGGGTTAATGGATCATCAGCTTCAAGCCGAGCACGGCGCTTGGGGCGTTCAAAGCGATAATAATCGAAGCCAACCAAGCCAACCCCAATCACGGCAGCAACCGCGATCACCACCGAACCAAACAGGCCTTCAGCGTTGCGGGTATAAACCAAGCCGCTCACAAAGGCACTTGCCAGCGTTAGCCAGCCCAAAGCACCTTGCCAGCGCTTGCGAAAAACAAACAACACAAGAACAGCAAACACCGCTAAAAAGCCGAAAACGAACCAATCAACACGAGTCATAGCGTGCTCCTCTAAGTCAAAGCATGGCTAGTAATACTGTAGCACACAATGGGCCATGCCTACCGAACCAATCGGATTGATTATGGTTAATCATGGGCCAAATTTGCATGTTTGACAAGCAGCCTTCAGATCTATTATTCTATACCTTGTATTACAAAGTATCCTTTATCGCAAGGTAGCCTATGTTTGAACGTGAACTTCTTAAAGGTAGCCTCGGTTTGATGCTAATGGCGCTGGTCGAGCAAGGCCCAATGTATGGC
This genomic interval from Herpetosiphon gulosus contains the following:
- the coaD gene encoding pantetheine-phosphate adenylyltransferase, whose translation is MTIAVYPASFDPITNGHLDVAARASRLFDELVLAVAHRPYKKLLFTTEQRIAMIRESVAHLPNVRVDAFSSLVVEYALDIGATVLVRGLRASTDFEHEFQMAHINHHLAPTLDTVCLMADQRFTLLSSSAVREIAAYGGDVSSFVPAHIALALKQAYQTHEESRA
- the rsmD gene encoding 16S rRNA (guanine(966)-N(2))-methyltransferase RsmD — protein: MRVITGSAKGRQLKGPPDIGTRPMLDRVKESLFGILEGFNAFEGRALDLFAGTGSLGIECLSRGAEWADFVEARSHVAAVTKDNLKTTKLAERAKVWNVSVDKFLQIIDEKTKYAIILLDPPYAMEGIPDLVVRVAERGILDPNGVLVLGHWPKLVMPPQLGPLSLLKHRRIGDSCFSIYELSPALPPQSE
- a CDS encoding Gfo/Idh/MocA family oxidoreductase, translating into MKTIRLGVLGAGLAVKHLHLPALKALPNCFEIVSICDHNRANAEALAGLLDLHPTITDSWVDFFADSQIEAVLISLPIQRNAEAIQAAVAAGKHVICEKPLAANLPQAEALVAACQHAPVKILIAENFHYRDDLKQARAWMDAGTIGDLVLIELRATFWSDPNQGFGATPWRHDHQYRGAVLADAGVHQAALLRELGGPIESAHAFIKDVHPVLRGPDTMVLNLRFASGVLGSLCFSGAVKTENPCFDWTVVHGTHGSITIRGDQTTLYRADGTIEHYQAQDLRGYISEFRNFYAAIVDDEPIVASLATALADWRLIMRAIDAAEGNSVQQIDPIVPLASLNDLPN